A region from the Palaemon carinicauda isolate YSFRI2023 chromosome 16, ASM3689809v2, whole genome shotgun sequence genome encodes:
- the LOC137655323 gene encoding uncharacterized protein produces the protein MVRDIDREEIKVTLSKMKNGKATGPDEIPVEVWKCLKEFEVDMLWDLMKKIHQKEKMTGMWRINFSIPMFKEKGRDQDWRRAVWIYARQKHGGCKLCTKALGGEYREGQKELHIVVIDLEKAYDRVMIWRCLREREHRRNVLD, from the coding sequence atggtaagagatatagatagagaagaaattaaggttaccctcagcaagatgaaaaatggaaaagctacgggacctgatgagatcccagtggaagtctGGAAATGCTTGAAGGAATTTGAAGTGGATATGCTGTGGGATTTGATGAAAAAGATACACCAGAAAGAAAAGATGACCggaatgtggaggattaacttTTCAATACCCATGTTCAAAGAAaagggaagagaccaagattggagaagagcagtttggataTATGCCAGGCAGAAGCACGGCGGATGCAAGCTTTGTACTAAGGCACTTGGTGGAGaatatagagaaggccaaaaggaattacatatagtagttattgacttagagaaggcttatgatagagttaTGATATGGAGATGTCTGAGAGAGAGGGAACACCGAAGAAATGTGTTAGACTGA